From one Callithrix jacchus isolate 240 chromosome 2, calJac240_pri, whole genome shotgun sequence genomic stretch:
- the LOC103789499 gene encoding LOW QUALITY PROTEIN: protocadherin alpha-1 (The sequence of the model RefSeq protein was modified relative to this genomic sequence to represent the inferred CDS: inserted 1 base in 1 codon; deleted 2 bases in 1 codon) has protein sequence MVFSRRGGLGTRDLLLSFLLLAAWEVGSGRLLYSIPEEARHGTFVGRIAQDLGLELVPRLFRVASKVRGDLLGVNLQNGILFVNSQIDQEELCGRSAGCSIYLEVIVDRPLQVFHVEVKVKGINDNPPVFRSRVQRIFISESRFLDSRFLIGAADADIGANALLTYTLSPSEYFSLDVQASEELSKSLWLELRKSLDREETSEVHLLLTATDMGKPELQGTVELLITVLDVNDNAPLFDQAVYRIHLLETAANGTTTLMWSLTTLNASDADEGANGEVVFSFDSRISPDIQEKFKVDSSSGEIRLIDKLDYEETKSYEIQVKAVDKGSPPMSYHCKVLVKVLDVNDNAPELAVTSLSLPIREDAPLSTVITLISVSDRDSGANGQVTCSLVPHVPFKLVSTFRNYYSLVLDSTLDPESLSVYELVVTARDGGSPSLWATASVSVEVANVNDNVPAFAQPEYTVFVKKNNPPGCHIFTVSAQDADAQENALVSYSLVEPRVGDRALSSYVSVHAESGKVYTLQPLDHEALELLQFQVTACDAGVPPLGSNVXVFVLDENDNAPALLGPRVGGTSGAVSELVPRLVGAGHVVAKVRAVDAASGYNTWLSYELQSAAGGARIPFRVGLYTGEISTTRVLDEADLPRHCLLVLVKDHGEPALTAKATVLVSLVESGQVPKASSRASVGATGAEAALVDVNVYLIIAICAVSSLLVLTLLLHTALRCSAPPTEGVCAPGKPTLVCSSTVGSWSKSQQRQQRMCSGEDPPKTDLMAFSPGLPPSLNTSERNEQPEANLGLSGNVSPTFELWL, from the exons ATGGTGTTTTCTAGGAGAGGAGGCCTGGGAACCCGGGATCTgcttctttcatttctgctcctcgcagcctgggaggtggggagcgGCCGGCTCCTCTACTCGATCCCGGAGGAAGCCAGACACGGCACTTTCGTTGGCCGCATTGCTCAGGATCTGGGGCTGGAGCTGGTGCCGCGCCTATTCCGGGTGGCGTCCAAGGTCCGCGGGGACCTTCTGGGGGTAAATCTGCAGAATGGCATTTTGTTTGTGAATTCTCAGATCGACCAGGAGGAGCTGTGCGGGCGGAGCGCCGGGTGCAGCATCTACCTAGAGGTGATCGTGGACAGGCCGCTGCAGGTTTTCCATGTGGAGGTGAAGGTGAAAGGTATTAACGATAATCCACCCGTCTTCAGAAGTAGAGTACAAAGAATATTCATTTCTGAATCTAGATTCCTGGATTCGCGTTTTCTGATAGGAGCTGCGGATGCAGACATTGGTGCTAACGCTCTTCTAACGTACACCCTCAGCCCCAGTGAGTATTTCTCTTTGGATGTACAGGCAAGTGAGGAACTGAGTAAATCTCTTTGGCTTGAATTGAGAAAATCTTTGGATAGAGAAGAAACATCAGAAGTTCATTTATTATTGACAGCCACTGACATGGGCAAACCGGAGCTGCAAGGTACAGTTGAGCTGCTGATCACTGTGCTCGACGTTAATGATAATGCCCCACTATTTGACCAAGCAGTATACAGAATCCACTTATTAGAGACTGCAGCAAATGGAACA ACCACATTAATGTGGTCATTGACCACATTAAATGCCTCTGACGCTGACGAAGGTGCAAATGGTGAAGTTGTCTTTTCCTTTGATAGTCGTATTTCTCCTGACATTCAAGAAAAATTCAAAGTTGATTCCAGCTCAGGAGAAATTAGGTTAATTGATAAACTGGATTATGAAGAAACAAAATCCTACGAAATTCAAGTAAAGGCAGTTGATAAAGGAAGTCCTCCAATGTCATATCACTGCAAGGTTTTGGTGAAAGTGCTGGATGTAAATGATAATGCTCCGGAACTGGCAGTAACTTCACTCTCTTTGCCCATCAGAGAGGACGCTCCACTTAGCACCGTCATCACCCTCATCAGCGTGTCTGACCGTGACTCAGGTGCCAATGGGCAGGTCACCTGCTCCCTAGTGCCCCATGTCCCCTTCAAGCTGGTGTCCACCTTCAGGAATTACTACTCGTTGGTGCTGGACAGCACCCTGGACCCCGAGAGCCTCTCAGTCTATGAGCTAGTGGTGACCGCGCGGGACGGGGGCTCACCTTCACTGTGGGCCACGGCCAGCGTGTCTGTGGAGGTGGCCAACGTGAACGACAACGTGCCAGCGTTCGCACAGCCTGAGTACACTGTGTTCGTGAAGAAGAACAACCCGCCAGGCTGTCACATCTTCACTGTGTCAGCTCAGGACGCAGACGCGCAGGAAAATGCGCTGGTGTCCTACTCGTTGGTGGAGCCGCGGGTGGGCGATCGCGCGCTGTCGAGCTACGTGTCGGTGCACGCGGAGAGCGGCAAGGTGTACACGCTGCAGCCGCTGGACCACGAGGCACTGGAGCTGCTACAGTTCCAGGTGACCGCGTGCGACGCGGGCGTGCCACCTCTGGGCAGCAATG AGGTGTTTGTGCTGGACGAGAACGATAACGCACCGGCGCTGCTGGGGCCTCGAGTGGGTGGCACCAGCGGTGCAGTCAGTGAGCTGGTGCCGCGACTGGTGGGTGCGGGTCATGTGGTGGCAAAGGTGCGCGCAGTGGACGCTGCCTCAGGCTACAACACGTGGCTGTCCTATGAGCTGCAATCGGCAGCAGGTGGCGCACGCATCCCGTTCCGCGTGGGACTGTACACGGGCGAAATCAGCACGACTCGTGTCCTGGACGAGGCTGACTTGCCACGCCACTGCCTTCTGGTGCTGGTGAAGGACCACGGTGAGCCGGCACTGACAGCCAAGGCCACTGTGCTTGTGTCGCTGGTGGAGAGCGGCCAGGTGCCAAAGGCCTCGTCGCGGGCGTCGGTGGGTGCCACGGGCGCAGAGGCGGCGTTGGTGGATGTCAACGTGTACTTGATCATCGCCATCTGTGCGGTGTCTAGCCTGCTGGTGCTCACGCTGCTGCTGCACACGGCGCTGCGGTGCTCAGCGCCGCCCACTGAGGGTGTGTGCGCGCCAGGCAAGCCCACTCTGGTGTGCTCCA